A genomic window from Erythrobacter sp. BLCC-B19 includes:
- a CDS encoding tetratricopeptide repeat protein, whose protein sequence is MIGGWLAVGALALAAFAFAVLVLRLPREGMTLFGAVLVFGLAGYAWQGSPGQASAPKPEGVERGAQGEAMVEGRAALFDRTTPAPDYLVTSDAFARNGRFGDAAGLLQKGLKDNPRDLESWLALGLALVGHADGFVTPAAVQAFSRAKAIDPDHPGAEYFLGYAYLQSGEIVAARKVWAGLVARSPEDAPWREGLAAEVARLDDMIARAPMLRGQQ, encoded by the coding sequence ATGATCGGCGGATGGCTCGCGGTCGGAGCGCTTGCGCTTGCGGCTTTTGCCTTTGCGGTGCTGGTGCTGCGCCTGCCGCGTGAAGGCATGACGCTGTTCGGCGCGGTGCTTGTGTTCGGGCTTGCGGGCTACGCCTGGCAAGGCTCGCCGGGGCAGGCATCCGCGCCCAAGCCCGAGGGCGTCGAGCGCGGCGCGCAGGGCGAGGCCATGGTTGAGGGCCGCGCCGCCTTGTTCGACCGCACGACCCCGGCGCCTGATTACCTTGTCACCTCCGACGCCTTCGCTCGCAATGGCCGCTTCGGCGATGCGGCGGGCCTGCTCCAGAAGGGTCTGAAGGACAATCCGCGCGATCTTGAAAGCTGGCTGGCGCTCGGCCTTGCACTGGTGGGCCATGCCGACGGTTTCGTCACCCCGGCGGCCGTGCAGGCCTTTTCGCGGGCCAAGGCGATCGACCCCGATCATCCCGGGGCCGAATATTTCCTCGGCTATGCCTATCTCCAGAGCGGCGAGATCGTGGCTGCGCGCAAGGTCTGGGCGGGTCTGGTTGCCCGCTCGCCCGAAGATGCACCCTGGCGCGAGGGGCTGGCAGCCGAGGTCGCCCGGCTCGACGACATGATCGCGCGGGCACCGATGCTGCGCGGGCAGCAATAG